The DNA window gtttgtcccatatcgaaagtggaacataaaacattcaaggatgtctctataaaatagagataaccaagaatgagtttgtcccacatcgaaagtggaacataaaacattcaaggatgtctctataaaatagagataactaagaatgagtttgtcccacatcgaaagtggaacataaaacattcaaggatgtctctataaaatagagacaaccaataatgagtttcataaattcgcaagcccatcaaatatatatgggctaatacgaatttctagtattcatttatttgtaaaaattgtttttaaatataaaaaacaatttttataaataaaaaatattttttaaaaattcatttttttaaaaaaatgaatttattgcgtcagcgtgatgacgcccactcgcgggccggcaagtgggcgtcacgcacgacgcagggcgagccacgtcgccgaagcgcgtggcggcacggaccgtgccgcgtctcgtgcCGACGGCACCCGGGACGGCATGGGAACGGAACCGCGACGAAAcgcagcgccgcaacgcgttccgctacGGTTTCGTTCCGaaggaacgaaacgcggaatgcccgcggcccgcgttgcgggtgctctaatagttttaattattgtaagtgtaaatttaatttatttttaaatgaatatttatataaataaactaTCATCTATTTTTTCAATTGTAATTCACCAAAAAATATTAAGTTAATTCTAAATTTATTTACCACATGATCAGAAAATTAAGATTCAATTAACAATTAACTTTAAAATCTATTAAGAAATGAAGGTGGACCAACTAAAATGACTTTTTTTACGTATTCACTTATTTTTTAAATCTAAAAATGCATTCATTCTAATCAAATGGGATAGTGTTTTGAAAGAGCATGTCAATAAATTCTTTATTTGCATCATCATATTCAATGATGTAGAATTATTTACTACAATGATATTTCTATATCTTAAATAGctttttttcttctaaaaaTAGATTTATGCAGTTTATTTCCGACCCTATTCATAATCAATCTCTGAAATTATGCAAATCGAATTTAATTTGATATCCACATCTAAAATTTCATATTTGTCTCCATAGTTCAGTAGTATTTACTACTCCTCCATCCTCAAAGAATATGCGCTTTGGGTTCGATAcggattttaatacaaaaattggtaaagtaagagtgaggtagattgaaaaagtaataaaaatattattaatggaaaatgagtctcaccctaataaaaaaaaagtttttaaaattaaaaactgcatattcttgtgggacgaattaaaaaggaaaaaaaaaacgtATATCTTTGTGGGacaggagtattattttttatttcatatttatctcCATAGTtcagtagtactagtatttattattctggCTTCCTCTAGCATAATGGCAAGCTAATCATCACAGTCATTATATTTAACCATTTGTTGGCTTCTTCTTCAACCATAATTATGAAGACAACAATTATTCATCCATTTATAACACGATCAAAACTTATATTTTGAAGCATATGTATATGATTTATTAAAATTGTACTAGTAtttaacaattaaaaaaaaatcaaatcttgttACATTATGGTCAACTTCAAACTAAATAACATTTGGCTTCTTCTTCAACCATAATTATGAAGACAACAATTATTCATCCATTTATAACACGATCAAAACTTATATTTTGTTACATTATGGTCAActtcaaactaaataaaaaataaggcTCATGtcaggttgagattttttagcttaattgagaattgatatgcattttcagccacttatccacaacatttttgaaatgtcaactgcaagtagattatgtcaactcggggatattatcgtcaatagtctgcacatcaaatgtcaatagcatgcacatcaaatgtcaacaacttatagttgacattatatgtgtatagttgataTGACTTGTATATGTAGtcgacattatatgtgtatagttgacatgaattgtatatatatagttgacattatatgtgtagttgTCATGAATTGTACATGTagttgataaaaataaaatttaaaaaaatttaaaaaaattatttattaaataaaatgtaccatgaaattaccattatgCCTTTCATAAtgaattaatctaaaaatattttacatgTGGCAATTTCTGGACcactaatttaataaaaatgagtgattgataatgcatctcaattatCAATTAGGCTAACAAATCTCAATTCATAACAACCTTATAACAACCTTATAAAATAATGTAGAATTACATATTAAATTCTATTATACCAAAGACATAACATATTTAAAATCATTACCCTGATTTGAATTTGCAATCCTTACCAAACAATGGTGTCGGAATGTATTACCGAACTAATAGAATATTCGAAGAACTTATTCTTTGTCTAATTTCAAGATTTAGCATTCAATATGTTTGTAATTTAAATGCGGAGTAAAAGCCAAAAGTAGTCAAGAACATATgacgattttatgattttggtccaaaacattatcttttgaattatttagtCTTTCACAATTGAAAATAGGCCGGATTTAGTCCTTTTTTAATAGCATCGTTACAAATTGACGGTTGACGACTAAATTAGGAATTTTGACTGGATTATAGCttaaattagaatatttaattattttcttattttttaaagataaattaaatttCACTCTCTCTAAACACTCTCGTCGTTACTTGCACCTTAAATCCACCCTCCCCCGACACTCATTGATCTCTAATGAAAGCAAAGGCGGTGCACCTTAAATACACCTCCTGCCACTCTCGACCGCCAACGAGTCCCTCCTCTGCCATACCCACCAAATCACCCCCAATTCTTCCTTCCTCCCCCATGCCCTCCTGGTCCACCTCGCCCCTCCTCCCTTACATCGGCACCAAGCCTGTCACTCACAACCCCAACAACAACGCCCAAAACTTGCCCGGAGTCCATGCAATTTCGCCCTCTTCAACTCCCACACCGACCAGCTCCTCGCGCCGTGAACTCAAATTTCTGACGACACAATGCACTTCATCCAAGAAGAGGAAGGCGCTAGACTCTGATCTGATCTCAGTTCGCGCCGTTGCCAGCTCCGATTTTCGGTTGGTCAAAGTGCGGCCTCGCCGGGGCTGTCGCCGCCTTCCATCTCTATCCCTCCTTCGTTGCTTATTTCCAAATTAAAGGAGAATTGGTCTCCCCAATTTAAATCTCCCCCAAACAGAGAACCCTATTTCTCCTTCTATCTTCAATTTCTCCGTTTCGATGTCGTTTCTAAGATAatctattttgtttttttatttgtagttcttGCCTTTGTGATTTAGATGTTCAAGCATTCAAGAAAAAATTGGAAGAATATTAATGATTAACTATTAGGACTTTGGACTTAAAAAAAAGAAGGCGCGgctagagagagagaattttagacatttaaaaaataagaaaaaaactaaatattttaatcttaatcttaatcttaatcttaatcttaatcttaatcttaatcttaatcttaatcttaatcttaatctagtaaaaataatttaaatagaatTTGACTGTTAATTTTTAACTGTGCTATCAAAAAAGGACTAAATCCGGTCCATTTTCAATTGTGAAGgatcaaataattcaaaagataatctTCAAATCGGTTGGggactatttttattttactctttAAATGCTACTGCTACTAAAGttttaaattactactactaaaattttgaattaaattaagaatTGTACTCGTATTCAAGAAACACACACAACAAACGGTAGCAGTCAGAGTCAGACAGCGCCACACGCCCCTCTCTATTGTCCATTTGCCGCACCAAATCGCCAGCTTCATAGATATACAAATAAGAAAGAGGCCATTTTTCCAAATCGTTGAATTTGCCCCTTACTTCCCTCACCACCAACCCTTCAATTTGTACGTTCAATTGCAACTCACATCTATACTTATTCATCTTTCAGTCATTTCCTCAATTCGCATGCAACCGCCATTTTTCCGCCGTCAACTTTCTTGAAATTCACTATTTCCTCGGTTTCATCGAACACCCCTTTTGATTCTTGATATATAAAGGTAGGATCTTTCACTGTTTCTCTGATCTTTTCTTGCATTTGCCTGGTTGTTCTCTTGAATTTTGTTGTAGGTTAAGCTTTCGATTTCattcttttctttaatttatatttggtcAATTTTTAATTCCAGTTTTTGGATTTTAGATACAAGAATCTGTTGGTGGATCTAGTTTTTAATTGCTGGTATAATTAGGCTGTGATGTTTTTGGTTTGATTTCTTGTTTTTGATAATCTTCAATTAATTAGGTTGTGATTGCTAATTCAGTGATGTTCAATTTTCTATGTGATGTTCTTGATTACTTGTTTGAGATTATGGAAACTCTCTTAAGTTTGACTATATTAGGTTATGTTTCTATTCAAAAGATCATGATTTGGAGGAACTCATTTAGGTGAAATATGAGAAATTTATGTGTTTACTTTTTCACCAGATGATAATTGTCATCATTTTAGTTCAGCAAACATCGTCTGAACTCATTACGTTTTGTTCCATCCAGAATGGCCTCCGCAGCATTTCACCAAGCAGGTGTGGCTCTTCAATCGCGCGGTTACTTCAGTAACTGTTGCCTCGATCAGGAGAATGGAATCGCTTCAATTAGGTCGATTTCAAAAGGCATCAAGCTAGATATTACTCTGACAAGAAGAGAGACTTATTGCTCTAGGAGGAGGAGAGTCGCTGTGACTCAGGCATCGGCCTCACACTCCACAACGGTCCCTGACCCGGTTTTGTCCCCATCAAGTGGCACCCCAAGTGactccaagaagaaatcaagtAATGCATTCTTCAAGTTGGCAGAGTGATTGCACATTTCAGCAATGTGGAAAATGACAACCTTTTAGTTCTTCTTgatatgatttctaatattTTGTTATGCAGATGAAGCTGCACTGATTCTGATCAGGCATGGTGAATCTATGTGGAATGAGAAGAACCTGTTCACCGGTTGTGTTGATGTCCCACTCACTGAGAAGGGAGTGGAAGAAGCCATAGAAGCTGGCAAAAGAATCAGCAACATACCAGTCGACATGATCTATACTTCTTCGTTAATTCGTGCACAGATGACTGCTATGCTTGCAATGACCGAACATCGTCGGAAGAAGGTATTCCTTCAAATTATTTGAGCTCTTTCTTCAATAAATAGAGATACTCCAGAAAATGAATCTAAAGATATTAATTGGGGTATTGTCTTCATTATCTTCTTTGATATTTTGGAGATGGTGTTTTGTGGTTTGTTTGTGCATTAGTTAAGGAAAAGTTTCAGGCTCTGGTGCATCTTAATATACGAAGATCTTGAACGAAAGCAATTTTTGTATGCAGGTTCCAATTATTTTGCACGATGAGAATGAGCAAGCGAGAGCATGGAGCCAGATCTTTAGCGAAGATACTAAGAAACAATGCATCCCAGTTGTAACTGCTTGGCAGCTAAACGAAAGAATGTCAGTCACTTAAGCAAACTTCAATGCTGCTGTTGTGTTTGTTGCATTACATGACACCTTACCCATGAGTTATTCTATATGTAGGTATGGAGAACTACAGGGCCTGAATAAGCAAGAAACGGCTGATAGATATGGGACCAAACAAGTCCATGTGTGGCGACGCAGCTACGACACACCTCCTCCAAATGGCGAGAGTCTGGAAATGTGTGCTGAGAGAGCTGTTGCATACTTCACGGAATTTGTACGAGACAACTTTCTCGTAACATCTGTATTTACTCGCCTAATGCTTATTTAAGGTGCCATAATAATAACTATTGGTCGAACAGATTCAGCCTCAGCTTTTGTCTGGTAAGAACGTGATGATCGCGGCCCATGGAAACTCACTCAGGTCCATTATCATGTATCTGGACAAGCTGACTTCTCAGGAGGTTAGAATTGAGACCGAGGGAAATTGGTGTAGTTTGTTGTTATTTCTGTTACGTGCAAATATAAAAGCTACATGTTTCTCTTATCAGGTCATTAGCTTGGAATTATCAACTGGGATACCGATGCTTTACATTTTTAAAGAGGGTAGATTTATTCGCAGAGGTAGTCCTGTAGCACCAACTGAAGCTAGTGTTTATGCTTACACTAAGGTATGTGGCTTTTTTCTCTTCCATTCTTAACGAGATCTTTGTTTGTGATCATGCGAATGATTGTTAAAATGCTGTCACTTCTCTACATAATTCCATTGATTCTTTTGTTGAGATAAACATACTAACTGTTAACCAAAAAAATATGCGAAGGGGGACTGGTTGTTTGGGTGGACTCTATTAAACATACTTAACTGAATTACTTACAAAATACTGATCTTGTTGAAGAAGGATAATAGCGGAGTAATAAAAAAGAAGGTGCTTAGCACTCTGCTTTTTTTTAGCTCAGAAAAGCTCTATGTACTCTTTTGATTTCCTACAtctgaaaataaaatggatCAAAATCATTTCCTTTATATCTCCGACTGGCTGCTTTCATCTATCCTATGTCAAACTAGACATGATTTTGTTGCTATCTAAGTTGTACTATTGCATCATATGATAGCGAGGGGCCGATATTATGAACTTCATACTTGCCTTAtcatatactactaataaatgATTGTGTgaaatttccattttttcttttgctttttcCTAAACTTTTTACTTGTATGAGGGGCATCAATGATAAAAGTTCACTCTTCTTTCTTTTGGCACTGTAATGCAGAGTTTGGCTCAATACAGGCAGAAGTTGGATGAAAAGCTCCAATCCTGATGGATCTATGACTTTGCATATATCGTTTTCTGTTATGCGTTCCGACAAAATTTCTTAGTTAAGAAATCAGAATTCTGGAAGAAGCACAGGCAACCGTTCTCTCAGCTTAATGTTATGCTGATCCATCATCCCTGCGTGGCCTCTGTTTCTTCTTCCCTCTACCAGCTTTAGTGTCGTATTTAATCGATTGATTGTTGTATCTGAACCTACAGAAACTTATAAAAAAGGGCACTCTGAAGAGTGTTCTACCATCTAGTTGCACTGTTGCAGAACTTCTGAATtagatattatttttttgtatattgGTATTGGAACTCCAATAAATGAAACGTTTGATGTGTTGCATTAGATTACGACATTAATAGCGCGTTCATCGCCCCCCACGCCTATGCAGAGGGTGCCCTCATCAATAAACATTGCCCCACTTTCATCAGCATGGCTAAAGCTTTCACATGGATTGATATCAAATCCAATTTCTTTAGTCTCTCCCGGACTCAATACCACAGTCTTGAACTCAACCAACTGTCTCCTCGTACCGCCACTTCCCGTGTTGTTGCTTCTAGCAAACAACAACATTGGATGCTTGCCAGCCATGCCTCCATGATTGGTGACTCTCACTTGGGCTGAAAACTTGATGCTCTCGCTGCCCTTGCTCCCCAGTTCAGACACAGATATCGGACCAGATTTCTTCATGGCCGATAAACTGTTCAGAAAGAGGCTGCCACGGCTGACTGAGATGAACTTGTAAGTGTAGTTTGTGTAGCTGAGTCCATAGCCGAATTCATACACTGTCGGACCAGTGTAGAATCTGTAGGTTCGCCCCGGATAGCCTTGAGACGGATCAGGCCTCATCCTCATATCTGTCATCGCCACCTTGCTGAACTCTTTCGGATACCAAGTAACCGGTAGTTTCCCACCTGGATTGTTGTCTCCACACAGAGTCTGAGCCACAGCTACCCCTCCAGCCTCACCCGGATAACTGGCCCACAGGATGCTCCCGATTTTGGGGTTTCGCTTAGCAAAGGAGACATCAACAGGGCCTCCACAGAGAAGCACCAGCACAACTGGCTTCACAGCAGCTTCTGCAACAGCTGTGATGAGATCCTCTTGATGCCCGGGCAGCCCCAGCTCGACCCTATCGAGCTTCTCCCTCTCCAACGACTGATCCAGCCCCATGACAAGGACAACACGATCCGCCTCCTTCACAATGGCCACTGCTGCATCAGTTGAAACTGAAGTGCAGTTGGCAAACTCACAGCCTTGATTAAATTTGGTGGGAAAGCTATAAAGATTCTCGAGTGCTTGGAGGATTGAGGCGGTTTTGCACGGATAGCCTTCGTAGTTTCCGGTGAAGATGGCGGAGGAGTTGGCGTTGGGGCTGATG is part of the Salvia splendens isolate huo1 chromosome 6, SspV2, whole genome shotgun sequence genome and encodes:
- the LOC121809809 gene encoding 2,3-bisphosphoglycerate-dependent phosphoglycerate mutase 1-like — encoded protein: MASAAFHQAGVALQSRGYFSNCCLDQENGIASIRSISKGIKLDITLTRRETYCSRRRRVAVTQASASHSTTVPDPVLSPSSGTPSDSKKKSNEAALILIRHGESMWNEKNLFTGCVDVPLTEKGVEEAIEAGKRISNIPVDMIYTSSLIRAQMTAMLAMTEHRRKKVPIILHDENEQARAWSQIFSEDTKKQCIPVVTAWQLNERMYGELQGLNKQETADRYGTKQVHVWRRSYDTPPPNGESLEMCAERAVAYFTEFIQPQLLSGKNVMIAAHGNSLRSIIMYLDKLTSQEVISLELSTGIPMLYIFKEGRFIRRGSPVAPTEASVYAYTKSLAQYRQKLDEKLQS
- the LOC121809808 gene encoding probable beta-D-xylosidase 7 produces the protein MDVNCGSYLLKHTKSAVEQKKVSESDIDRALLNLFSIRMRLGHFDGDPRKLLYGAINATSVCSNDHQDLALEAARSGIVLLKNEAALLPFSKTSTKSLTLISPNANSSAIFTGNYEGYPCKTASILQALENLYSFPTKFNQGCEFANCTSVSTDAAVAIVKEADRVVLVMGLDQSLEREKLDRVELGLPGHQEDLITAVAEAAVKPVVLVLLCGGPVDVSFAKRNPKIGSILWASYPGEAGGVAVAQTLCGDNNPGGKLPVTWYPKEFSKVAMTDMRMRPDPSQGYPGRTYRFYTGPTVYEFGYGLSYTNYTYKFISVSRGSLFLNSLSAMKKSGPISVSELGSKGSESIKFSAQVRVTNHGGMAGKHPMLLFARSNNTGSGGTRRQLVEFKTVVLSPGETKEIGFDINPCESFSHADESGAMFIDEGTLCIGVGGDERAINVVI